The DNA window ACCATGGCGGCCAAGCCAAAACAATCACTGGCCTATCAAGATTGGAGTCAATGGCTGACATCGCCGTTTCAGTTGGGCGAGCTGGCTGCACGTCAGGGCTTGGATAATCAATTGCGTAAATTGCAATGGGCACAGATTAGTTGGCTCGAATTGCCCCAGCGTACCGAGCATTTAAGCTGGCCGAAGGCGCTGATAGATTTATTAGCGGGTTTGCAGGCGCATAGTCCCACCACACCCTCTATGACACAGGGGCAGTTTGTTGATTGGGTGTTGCATTGCGTGAGCCTGTTGGATGCCAAACTGGCGGGCTTGAGTTCTGAAATTTATCAACAACGCGAAAAGTGGCAACAGACGCTAGACGGTTTTGCTGCCTTAGCCGCGCTGCCTAAAAAGCAAAGCCTCAGCACATGGCTTAGCCAATGGCAAGCCTATCAGGCACAAACCCTACATCAGGCGCAAAGCACTTGGCTTCAGCCCATTCAAGTCATCGGTATGCTCGAAGCCGGTGGACAACGTTTTGATGCGCTCTGGGTGGTGGGTTTGGATGACGAAGCCTGGCCAAGGCCACCACAGCCGAATGCGTTTTTACCGCTTGCTTGGCAACGCGCGCAGGCCTGTCCGCGTTGTGATGCGCAACGCGAATTGCATTATGCGCAAACCCTGACGCAACGTTTGCAGGCTAGTGCGCGCCAATCTGTGCTAAGTTATGCGCGCCAAAAAGGCGAAGCCATCAGTCTTCCGAGCCCATTGATTGCCAGCCTAATCGAAACCTATCAAGCGCACCTATTCCACGATGCCAGTCACCAGGCATGGTTACAGCGGCCTGAAATGCAATGGGTATTACAAAACCAAGCGCCGCCGATTTCGCTGGGTGAGCGGGTTCCTGGCGGTTCCGGTATTCTAAAAGCCCAAAGCCAATGCCCGCTGATGGCGTTTTTCGATTACCGCCTCGGCGCGAAGTACGGCTTGGATGGCGTCGAAGATGGCCTTGCCAGCACCGACCAAGGCCGGATTTTGCATCGTGTGTTGCAGCTGTTTTGGCAACAAACACGCACGCAAACGGCCTTGCTGGCTATGGATGGCAACGAACTTGAACAGCGTTTAACCGACTTGTTGAACACCGAGTTTAGCCCACTGCAAGCCCACTTCTCTGCCAGTTATCTTCATCAAGAACAGCAGCGCATGCTGGATTTATTGCGGCAATGGATGGCGCTCGAACAGGCGCGTCCGCTTGGATTTGAAGTGGTGGAAACCGAGCAGGAGCAGGTGCTGACCCTCGCGGGGATTGAATTTAAAATCAGTATTGATCGTATTGACCAAACCGAGCAGGGTAGGTTGGTGCTGGATTACAAAACCGGCCAGGCGACGATTAATGATTTACTTTGTGAGCCGATTCGCGCACCGCAGTTGGCGGTGTATCTACAGGCGGTGAGTGCGCCGATTGCCGGGTTGGGCTATGGTTTGTTGAGTTCTGATAAGGGCGTGAATTGGAATCTCTTGTCTGAGCAACCCGGTTTGGTGGCGAAAACCGGAAAAAATTGGCAAAAACTCAGTGAAAAAGGCGACTGGCAAGACGTACCTTGGGTGGATTTTATTGATTTCTTACAACAACAGGTTAATCAGCTGGCGCAGTCCTTACAACAGGGTGATGCTTCGATGCGTTTTGACAAGGAACAGGATTTGGTTTATTCGCCTTCGTTACTGGCCTTGCGGCTGCCGGAGGTCAAGGCACAACGCGCAAATATCACCGATGAAGACGATCTTCAACAGGAGTTGGATTAATGCAAGCGGATCTAAGTCATAACCCGAATTGGCACCCACAGTTGCAACTAGACAGCTTGGCGGACAGTGGCGCAAGGCTTGCGGCGATTAATCCGGCGTTTTCCTATATTGTTCAAGCCCCGGCCGGTTCAGGCAAAACCGCCTTGCTAACCCAACGGTTTTTAGCCTTATTAGCGCGGGTGAATCATCCTGAACAGATTGTGGCGATGACCTTTACCAAAAAAGCCGCGGCTGAAATGCGCGAGCGGGTTTTGCATGCGATTCAACAAGGTCTAAAGCTGCAGTGCGACAGCGATAAAATCTATGATCAAAATACTTGGCGTTTAGCGCGTGAAGTGGTGTTGCGTGATCAGCAGCAGGCCTGGTGCTTGTTAGATAACCCGAACCGTCTGCGGATTCGGACGATGGATTCGATCAACGGTTATCTGGTGCAGCAAATGCCGTTTTTGTCTAAATTGGGCACCCAGCCGAGTTTGCAACAAAACAGCGACGCGCTTTATGTGGAAGCCGCGCGCGCGGTATTGGCATCAGACGCGGTGCAAACCGAAAGTGCGGCCTTATTGCGTTTGGTCAATGGGCGTTATCGGCGTGCTGAAAACCAATTGGTTGGCATGTTGAAAAAGCGCGATCAATGGATGCGGATTTTATTAGGTGGCGCGGAGCGCGAACAGTTGCAACAGGCGCTTGAAGCCTTGGTCGATCAACAGCTCCGGCAGATCACGATGCAGCTGGCGCCCTTGCTGGATTGCGGTACGGATTTGCCGGATTTAGCCGCGTTTGCACTCAGCCATAAACCCGATTCAGCTTTGCATTCGTTGGCACAGGCACACTGGCCGTTAAACGCAGATTTAGCCGATCTGAACGCTTGGCGTGAGTTGGCGGGGTTTGTATTAACGCAAAAGGGTGAGCTGCGCAAAAAAGTCGATGCGCGTGCCGGGTTTCCCGCCAACGACAAACCCAACAAAGAAAAAATGCACGACCTGCTGGCCGAATTAGCGGTGCGTTTGTCACCGCAATCGATTAACGCATTGGCCGAGTTGATGGCCTTGCCAGCGCCGGAATATAGCGATCAACAATGGCAAGATCTCGCTCATCTCATTACGCTGCTTCGTCATGCGGTGGCGCATTTAAAATTGGCGTTTAAAACCGCCGGCCAAACCGATTTTATCGAAGTCGCACAAGCCGCCTCCGAAGCCCTGGGCGATGACGAACAACCGACCGATTTAGCCCTGCAGCTTGATTATCAGATTCAACATCTGCTGATTGATGAATTTCAAGATACCAGCGTAGGCCAATTTGAACTGGTGAAAAAACTGGTGCGCGGTTGGATGCCGGAGGATGGGCGGAGCCTGTTTATTGTGGGTGATCCGATGCAGTCAATTTATCGGTTTCGTGAAGCCGAAGTCGGAAATTTTTTGCAGGTCTGGCAAAATCGTGCCTTGCCGTTTAGGCTTACGCCACTGAATTTAACCGTCAATTTTCGTTCTAGCGCGGCGCTGGTGGATTGGTATAACCGCACCTTTGTCAAGGTTTTTCCAAGGCAGAATGATTTGGTGTTGGGGGCGGTCAGTTATGCCCATGCTCAAGCCAGTCCACAGGCGCAAGCAACGGCGGATCAAAATGAATTGGCGATTTACAGCCATTGGGCGGTGAATCGTTCGGTTTTGGACGAGGCGCAACAGATGGTCGCGCTGATTCAAACGCGCCTAGCCTCGCTAGACGATGAGAGCAAAACGATTGCCGTTCTTGGCCGTTCACGTTCGCATTTGGCGACCTTGGCCTATCAGCTTAAACAGCAGTCGGTGGCGTTTCGGGCGGTTGAACTAGAAGGTTTAGATCAACGTCAAGAAGTTCAAGATTGTTTGGCACTGACGCGTGCGCTCTTGCATGGCGCCGATCGCGGTGCTTGGATTGCATTATTGCGTGCACCGTTTATTGGCTTGAATTTGGCGGATGTATATCAAGTATTCGGTGCGGATAAAACAAAACGCTATGCGCCCGCCACCCAGTTGCTGTCTGACAAGCAGGCCTGGTTAGATTGTTCGGAAGACGGGCAACTGCGACTGGCGCAAGCTTGGCCCGTTTTGCAGCAAGCGATGGATTTAATCGGGGCGCAGCCGTTTTCGCGGATTATTCACCAGGCCTGGTGGCAATTAGGGGGCGCACAAACCCTCGATTCCGAAGTCGAGCTGGATAATGTTCAGGTGTTTTTTGAAGGTTTGGCACAGTGGGATCAGGAGCCCACGCCGCTGGATGCCCAGCAATTGGATCAATGGGTGCAAACCCTGTATGCCGGCGGCGATAGCTCGGTGCAGGCGCAAAGGGTGCAGTTGATGACGATGCACAAATCCAAGGGTTTGCAGTTCGATACCGTGATACTACCAGGCCTAGCTAAAAAGCCACGTCATAACGAGCGTGCCTTGGTCAACTGGTTAGAGTTCGCCAGCGATCAGGGTGAAGGTCTGGTATTGGCGCCACTGGATCGTTCCGGACAAAGCTCGGCGTTAAATGGTTTGATTGCCAAGGTTGAGCAACAAAAACAGCAATTTGAGGACGGGCGGTTGTTTTATGTCGCCGCGACGCGTGCGGAAAGCCAGTTGCATTTATTCGCCAGTCTAACCTTAACGCCGAGCCAAGCGGCCAAGGCGGATAATCAAATTCAACCGCCCAAAAATAGTTTATTGGCGCAGATTTGGTCACAGGTGGCTGGGGAATTTGCGCCATTGATTGACCAAGAAATAGAGCGCCAAGCCGGTGAAACCACAAGCGAAGCTCAGGCTGGTGATTGGGCCGCCTTGATAAAACATCGGCCTTTTCAGCCACTGCAAGCCCAAAACTGGCGGGCAACACCGGCACAGCCTTTACCCGACGTGAAACCAAGTCGGGCTAAAACCGCCGAGCAGCCTTCGACTTCAATTGACGCCACTGAATCGCCAGCAGGCTTAAGCCAAACTGCGGGTGTTAGCGCCAGACGCGTGGGCGATTTGGTACATGCGTTATTGCAGCAGGTGGTCGAACAGGGGCTAGACCAATGGAATAGCGCGCGGGTTGAACAAAGTCAGGCGATCTATCGCTATTGGCTAATGGAGCAGGGCGTGGTCGAGTCAGACGTCGATTCAGCGGTGGTGCGGGTTGTGCAATCAATGCGCAATGCGCTTGAGCATCCGCAAATGCGTTGGGCACTGAACAATCGCCATCAAGATTCAGCCTGTGAGCTGGCTTTAACCTCAAACACGCAGCAAATCGAAAACCATATTGTCGATCGGACTTTTGTCGATCAACAGGGCACGCGCTGGATTATCGATTACAAAACCAGCGCAGAGCGTGATGGCGACCGCCAAAAAACGCTCGATGAGCTCAGCGAGCAGTATCGTCCGCAACTCGAACGCTATGGCGCACTGTTTGCCCAGCTTGAACAACGCCCGCAAAAATGGGTGCTGTATTTCACCGAACTCGATGAATGGGTAGTGTTGTAATAGCCATCTTGGTAGCATTCTTGTGTTAGTGATTAAAGATAGCCAAGTTAGTTTGGTTTTGTTTGACTTAATTCAAATATTTCCTTGTGAAACCAATGCCCTGCGCAATCTCAGCACAAATTTATGAGACATTTGGGTTGATCTAAAATTATTGGAGGTTTTTAACATGATTGAAGTGATTTCAAAGCAGGAATGGCAGGCGCTCACTACCCATGCACAGCAGGAAGTAAGGGATTTCTTTCTGTTCATTAAAGCTAAGTACGTCAATCAACAACAAGTGGATACAGACAGATTTGATACCATGGCTTTGAGTGAGCAGGCGCTTGCTGAAGATTGGTTAAATCCTGATGAGGATCAAGCATGGTCGAAATATAAGTAGGGAGTGTTGTTTTCGTTCGATTCCCGTTTTCTGATCTAAGTGGGGTCAAAAAAAGACCCGCATCAGTCTTGGCTAAACTCCCTAAAAATGACTTGATTCTTTGTCAAATAACAAGCAAATCTTACTCAGACGTTGATGCGATTGAGCTTGTGCCATCGGATTTTACTGAAGGTAAATTAATACAAATCAGTTATATTCGTCCGAGTAAAATTTTCACTGCAAATCATGTTATCGTTGATTCAGTCGTCGCAAAAACACATCACGCTATTCACCAAATAACGATCAACAAGATTGAGCAAATTCTACGCGGAAATGAATCAACAGCGTCTCAATGATACTCGCCGGGTAAGCCGTTTTTAATCATCGTGGCTTGGCCGACTTTTTTACCCGACATTCGCAACAGTTCGTCACCTGAAAATTCATAGCCTAGTTTTAGGGCGATACGTGCGACATCGTCTGCGGTGGAGGCCGCGACAACTTGTTGTTTCAACGCAGGGTCAGCCTGCATTTTCATAATAAACGCTTCCATTTGATCTAAGGCCATTTTTTGACTCCAAGTTAGTGCACCTAGTGCGGGGTTGTGGGAAATATTCGGGTATTAGCTGATTCGATTGCTATAGCCCATTAAAGCAATACGAATTTCTCTTATTGCACCGTCAGGGATCATCAGTTCATTTTTGCCATCACGTTCATAGTTTTTCATTTCTTCGCCCCGATAAGCGCCAAGCGAAATCTCACTAACAATCGAATTTGCGATTTTAGTCAGGGCAACTAACGCACGTACGCGATCATTTTCAATTTTTCCGCATTCGCTAATATGATGCAGATAAATCGCGCTAAGGATATCAATCGGTAGATGCCATTTTTTACCCAGCAGCACCCCTATAGCTGTGTGCGAGGTATTATATTTTAATTGTTCTCGCTTGATATATTCACTCGGGCTAGAGTGGGATAATTGAAAAACCTTGGCATAGTTTTCTGGATCTTTAGTGGCCAGCATCAGGCAACCCGCGTTATGAAACAGGCCCATCATATAGGCTTCATCGCGAGTAATATCGGCAACCCATTCAGACAAGTCGGCCATGCATACCGCCACATCAACAGAGTGGCTCATAATGTCTTTGTAGAGTTCAGAAGAGTTAAACAAATCTTTCATACTGGCAGAAAAAACTAGGTTTTTAATATTGTCCATGCCAAGCATTAGCACTGCCTGGCCAATTGTTTCTGCCGGGTTTCGTAATTTATAAACCGGGGAGTTGGCTAAGCGCAATACTTCACCTGATAAGGTAGTATTTTGTTCAATGATGGCGGCAATACGATGACTACTACAAAAGCGGCTGGCTAGTTCTTGCTCGATTAATATAAGCTCCTCAGGAAGTTCAGGAAGCTTAAGGCCTTTAATCGCTTGCAGGGCTAGACGAAGAGTTTGTTCCATGTTCATTTTAAAGCCATGTTAAATCCATAATCATAACAATGTATTTTATCACTCTATTGAGACTAGGCCCTATAAATGTTAGAGTTCAGACAGTTTGTTTATTCCAAAGGAAAGTTATGTTTAACGTGTATTTGATTCAAGCGCTTGAAAAAATAGGTCTGGATGGCGCCGGGCTGGATTTAGCGGCATTGCTTTTAACCTTATTGAGTGTGTTGATCCTGATCGGCTTCAGTTTTTACTTATCAAGGCAGCTATTGTTGCCCTTGTTAAGTCGTCTAATTGATCATTTGGAAGGTGATACGCTTGATGCGACGCAGGATGAAAGACCTAAGCTAGCGAGCCATATCGCGCATCTTGTGCCTGCTATTTTATTAATTAATTTTGTTGAGTTCTTTTTTTCTAGTTGGCATGCATGGGAACTTTGGGCCAATAAAATAACCTGGCTTTATCTCTATCTATTTATTGGTTTAACCTTTACCAGTTTGATTGACTTGTTAACGGCTATCTATGCACTTAAATTCCAAAATTCGAACTTGCCTTACCGTGTCATTACCCAGCTTGTAAAGTTAATCACTTTTATTGTTATCGGTATCTTGTCTGTCAGTCTGCTGGTGGGTTCATCGCCCGCCTTTTTGTTAAGTGGTTTAGGTGCACTAACTGCAGTGCTGTTATTGGTTTTTCGTGACACGCTATTGGGTTTGGTGGCCAGTGTTCAAGTGGCAGCCAATCGCATGGTCGCGAAGGGTGATTGGATCGAAATGCCAAAATACGGTGCCAACGGCAATGTTATCGAAGTGGCCTTGACGACGGTAAAAGTTCGTAATTGGGATAATACCGTCACCACCTTCCCAACCTATGCATTAATTTCTGATTCATTTATTAACTGGCGGGCGATGCAGGAGTCTGGCGGACGGCGGATTAAACGCGCCATCCAACTTGATATTCATACAATACGTTTTGTAGATGATGAAGAGCTGAAAAAGTTCAAAAACAATCCATTTTTATCGCGTTTTTTTGAAGAACAAACCTATGTTGATTTAAATCAAGCGGATTTAACAAATTCTGCACTTTTTCGTGCTTATATAGAATGGACGCTTCGCCAACACCCGCTTATAAATCAAAATCTAATGGTCATGGCGCGTCAAATGCAGCCCACTGAAGTGGGGTTGCCGATTGAGGTCTATTGCTTTAGTGCCGATAAAAATTGGGTCAACTATGAACGTATTCAATCTGATATTTTTGATCGTTTACTAGCCGTTTTACCCTTGTTTGATCTAATGGCGTTTCAGCGATTGGGCAATAAAGGTCAGGTCGTTGGCTAGGCAACAGTCGCCCTAACATGATGAGTAGCAGAGGTAAAAACATGACGTATCAATATATTAAGTTTTTTGAAGAAATCGGCATAGAGGATATTCCTCTGGTTGGTGGAAAGAATGCCTCTTTAGGTGAAATGTACCAAACACTCGTGCCCAATGGTGTTCCGGTGCCGAATGGTTTTGCGATTACCGCGCAAGCCTATCGTTATGTGTTACAAGAAAATGGTATCTGGGAGGCGCTGAAAACCTTAATCGGTGAGTTGGATCCGCATGATATGGATGACTTGCAAATGCGAGGTCAAAAAGCACGTCAAATGATTTATCAGGCTGAATTGCCGGAGGATTTGAAAAAAGAAATAGTGGCGGCCTACAGTGATTTACGCCAGTTGTGCGGTGAGCATATTAGTCTTGCGGTTAGGAGTTCGGCAACCGCCGAAGACTTGCCTACAGCCAGTTTTGCAGGTCAGCAGGACACCTATTTAAATATTCGTGGTGATGCGGCTTTTTTGGATGCCTGTAAGCGTTGTTTTGCGAGTTTGTTTACCGATCGGGCGATTCATTATCGAATCGATCAAGGCTTTGATCATTTTAGCGTGGCCTTGTCGATAGGCGTTCAGCAAATGGTACGGTCTGATTTATCGGCATCAGGCGTGATGTTCTCGATAGATACTGAAACCGGCTTTCAAGAAGCGGTGTTTATTACTGGTGCGTATGGCCTAGGCGAAAACGTAGTGCAAGGTTCGGTCGATCCTGACGAGTTTTTTGTCCATAAACCGACCTTTAAGCTAGGTGCGCGGGCAGTTTTAAAGCGTCACTTGGGTTCCAAAAAGATCAAGATGGTCTATTCAAGCGGCAATACCAAAGAACCGGTTAAAAACGTGCCGACCGTTAATGCAGAACGTACTCGTTTTTGTATCAGTGATCAGGAAGTGCTTAAGCTTGCGGAATATGCAATCAAGATAGAAGAGCATTATTCTAAGCAAGCGGGCTACCAAAAGCCTATGGACATGGAGTGGGCTAAAGATGGTTTAACCGGCGAGTTATTTATAGTACAAGCCCGTCCGGAAACGGTCGCATCACAAGTAAAGGGCTCTATTTTAAGTAGCTATACACTGACTGCGCTTGATAAAACCTTAATGGCGGCCGGGCGAGCTGTTGGGGCGAAGATTGGGGTCGGGCGCGTTAGGGTTATTGAATCGGTGGATAAATTAAATGAATTTCAGCCTGGTGAGATTTTAGTTAGTGATACCACCACTCCTGATTGGGAACCGGTGATGAAGATTGCTTCTGCAATAGTAACCAACCGTGGAGGGCGGACTTGCCATGCTGCGATCATCTCGCGTGAACTAGGGATACCGGCAGTGGTGGGTTGTGATAATGCTACCGAGAAACTTAAAACAGGAGACAGGGTTACGGTATCCTGTGCCGAGGGGGAAGTTGGCTTTATTTATCAGGGCGAATTGGAGTACCAGATAACAGAAACGGACCTTTCTGATTTACCTATACCTAAAACGCATGTCATGTTGAATTTAGGTAATCCTGATTTAGCCTTTCAACATAGTTTTCTACCTGTTTCGGGTGTCGGATTAGCAAGGATGGAGTTTATTATCAATGAAAGCATTAAAGTGCATCCACAAGCCTTGTTGTATCCTAAAAGGATTGAATCAGAAACGGTACGCAAACAGGTAGCCGACCTAACTAAAGGCTATGAAAATGGTCAAACCTACTTTGTTGAAAAACTGTCCGAAGGCATAGGCACCATCGCGGCCGCTTTTTATCCGCGTCCGGTTGTAGTTCGTATGTCCGATTTTAAGTCTAACGAATATGCCTCCTTGTTGGCAGGCCAGTACTTTGAGCAAAAAGAAGAAAACCCGATGCTGGGTTACCGAGGGGCGGCGCGCTATATTGATGGCGAATATCAACCCAGTTTTGCACTGGAGTGTGCCGCAATTCGCCGTGTGCGAGAAACCATGGGGTTGGATAATGTGATTATTATGATCCCATTTTGTCGCCGATTGACAGAAGCCGAGCAAGTGATTGAGGTTCTTGGGCGCTATGGCTTGAAGCGCGGAGAAAAGGGGCTGCAGATATATATGATGTGCGAAATCCCAAATAATGTGTTGCTGATTGATCAGTTTGCTGACTATTTTGATGGTTTCTCAATTGGTACGAATGATCTAACCCAACTGGTATTAGGTGTCGATCGAGATTCGTCTAAGGTTGCTTCGTCGTATGACGAACGTGATGAGGGCGTTAAGCTAATGATTAAATGGGCGATAGAGGGTGCCAAGCGAACTAACAAGCATATTGGTTTGTGTGGTCAAGCGCCGTCTGATTATCCTGAAATGGCCGAGTTTTTAGTGGATCTGGGTATAGAGTCGATGAGTTTAAATCCAGATTCCGTGCTTAAAACAATTCCACTGATTTTGGAAAAAGAAGCCAAGCATACGGTAAAAGTATAAAACCTAATATAGCTAAGTTGAAAAGCAACGCCGGCTCAGATGAATCTGAACCGGCGTTTTTATAATCCGCTAATCCTCGACTAGAGTTGAGCCATTACAATTCGAGCGGCTTCAATCGTTTGATCTATGTCCGCATTCGAATGGGCTGCGGATACAAAACCCGCCTCGAAAGCAGAAGGTGCTAAATAGACGCCCTCATTTAGCATGCCATGATAGAACTTTCTAAAAAGTTCCATATCGCCGCGTGCGACCTGTGCGAAGCGCGTGATGTTCTTTTCTTCACTGAAGAAAAAGCCAAACATACCGCCCACCTGGTTGGTGGTGAAAGGGATTCTGGCTTCATCGGCTACGGCTTGTAATCCATTCACTAAACGCAGCGTTTTAGCTTCTAAATGTTCAAAAAATTCAGGTGCTTTTAGAAGGTTAAGGGTCATTAAACCGGCTGCCATTGCAATAGGGTTACCGGAAAGTGTGCCGGCTTGATAGACAGGGCCTAAAGGTGCGATATGGCTCATGATTTCTTTTTTACCGCCAAATGCGCCTACCGGCATTCCCCCACCAATAACCTTACCAAAGGTAGTTAAATCCGGGGTGACACCATAACGACCTTGAGCACCCTGCAAGCCAACGCGGAAGCCGCACATGACTTCGTCAAAAATCAGTACCGCACCATATTGATCACACACTTCACGCAAGGCTTCAAGAAAACCAGGTTCAGGTGGAATACAATTCATATTGCCGGCAACCGGTTCAACAATTATGCAGGCAACCTGTTCTCCTATTTCACTAAACACCTTGCGAACCTCATCGGCATCATTATGGGTCAGGGTCAGGGTTTCAGAAGCCAGTGCAGCCGGTACCCCCGGAGAGGAGGGGACGCCAAGCGTTAAGGCGCCTGAACCGGCTTTAACCAAAAGCGAGTCAGAATGACCATGATAACAACCTTCAAATTTTACAATCTTGTCACGACCGGTATAGCCTCGTGCCAGACGTATCGCGGTCATGGTGGCTTCAGTGCCTGAGCTCACCATACGCACCATATCAAAAGAAGGAATCAGTTCGCAGACCAGGTCAGCCATTGTGGTTTCCATAACGGTGGGTGCGCCAAAACTCAGTCCATGCTCGGCTTGACGTTGAACGGCTTGTATCACCTCTGGGTGAGCATGACCAAGAATCGCAGGCCCCCATGAGCCAACATAATCAATATATTTTTTATCATCTTCGTCAGTTAAATAAGCGCCGTGTGCGGATTTGAAAAATATGGGATCTCCGCCTACGCCTTTAAATGCGCGTACCGGTGAGTTGACGCCACCGGGAATATGTTTTTGTGCGGCAATAAATAAATCATGAGAACGAGACATCAGCAATCCTTTAATTAAGAGTTGAACACGCTTTAACCTGTGTGCCGATGCCTTTAGCTTATTGCATAAATCAGACGTTGCGGAGGCATCAAAGGTTTGGCGCTAAATAATGCTATTTAACCCGAATATTTCACGAATTTGTACCGACCTTGCTTGCTTCTTGATTCCACAAGAAATATTTTCTCAGTCGGCCGTAATCATGGATACGACGCTTCTTCGAAAATTTCCTTGTGAAACCAATGCACTGCGCAATCTCAGCACAAACTCATGAAACATTCGGGTTAAAGCAAGCGAAAAGTAACAAGATTATACCTTGAATAGGCGACTGATGTCATGAGCCGCTTGGCGGATATCCGGTTGGGCAAACACCCCCTGAATAACTGCTAGACTATCCGCACCGGCTGAGATTAGGCTAGGCGCATTGGCTTGGGTAATGCCGCCAATCGCCACAATAGGTATTGCTAACATTTTTTTTGCTTGTTTAAGCGTATTGAGATCGGCTTGCGGGGCGTGGGGTTTGGTCTTTGATGGGAAGAAACGCCCAAAAGCGACATAATTTGCATCAGTATCTTGCATCTGCTTTGCTCGTGCTAAATCGTTGTAGCAGGATACACCGATAATGGCGTGCTTGCCAAGCGCGCTGCGCGCTTGAGGCAGCGAAACATCCTGTTTGCCTAGATGAACGCCCTTGGCTTCGCAGGCAAGTGCCAGTTCAACCGAGTCATTAATAATTAACCAGGCCTGGTAATCGTCGCATAGCTTTTTAAGCTGTTTACCGATTTCAACCTGTTGCAAAAATGGGCTGGTTTTATCTCGGTATTGAATAATGCGTGCCCCGCCTTCGAGGGCTTGGCGCACATGATCGATGACAAGCAGGCCTGGTGATAAGCCAGGATCGCTAATGGCATAAAGACCAGAAAGCTTCAATTATTGGCCTGTGTGCTCATGCCAGCCGGCAAGGCCATTGAACAGAACACGAACCTGGTCATACCCTACAAGGCGCAATGCCATGTGGGCTTTGGATGATAAAATACCGGTATCGCAGTAGAGGACAATCATTTGGTCTTCCGGTAGTTTGTCTAATTCGGATAAAACAAAACGCCAGTCAATATTGATCGCACCCGGAATCGCATTGTTGCTAAAGTCGTGGGCTTGACGTGCATCGACCAGGACAACCTCATCCTTTATTTCAGCAAGGTTCGCTGCCATGATCACGCCATCACCAAAAGAGGCCATTTCCATATAATCTTGTAGCGCCATAATCATATCATCACGATCAATCGCCCAAGCCGATCCGATTAAACTAAAGCTGGTTAATAATGCGAGTAAAGTTTTTT is part of the Thiomicrospira microaerophila genome and encodes:
- a CDS encoding PD-(D/E)XK nuclease family protein: MTLHLTANSRLTQALKTQFALQNDASVSLTPRVQTWGQFWQSWQQQAWLRGELPLNLPRLISAFEATQYWQQLLEHHSPTALLNLADTAKQLYQAWCLWLEYQDQTPLEFVTPEGRLFDLCRQDYQAWLSQQGFIDEPLLMQQRLDWFSQGKGSCPSDVVWHGFDELTPNMKRWQSLAEQRGGQQRLAVEATQQHKPSQLYPAADSRDECQQAALFATEVLQQALANQQPLNAIRIGIVAPNLAEIKSPIAFWLDQALYQAFEDHPLLAQHSTERLYNISLGTPLSQLPYIAFLQQTLTMAAKPKQSLAYQDWSQWLTSPFQLGELAARQGLDNQLRKLQWAQISWLELPQRTEHLSWPKALIDLLAGLQAHSPTTPSMTQGQFVDWVLHCVSLLDAKLAGLSSEIYQQREKWQQTLDGFAALAALPKKQSLSTWLSQWQAYQAQTLHQAQSTWLQPIQVIGMLEAGGQRFDALWVVGLDDEAWPRPPQPNAFLPLAWQRAQACPRCDAQRELHYAQTLTQRLQASARQSVLSYARQKGEAISLPSPLIASLIETYQAHLFHDASHQAWLQRPEMQWVLQNQAPPISLGERVPGGSGILKAQSQCPLMAFFDYRLGAKYGLDGVEDGLASTDQGRILHRVLQLFWQQTRTQTALLAMDGNELEQRLTDLLNTEFSPLQAHFSASYLHQEQQRMLDLLRQWMALEQARPLGFEVVETEQEQVLTLAGIEFKISIDRIDQTEQGRLVLDYKTGQATINDLLCEPIRAPQLAVYLQAVSAPIAGLGYGLLSSDKGVNWNLLSEQPGLVAKTGKNWQKLSEKGDWQDVPWVDFIDFLQQQVNQLAQSLQQGDASMRFDKEQDLVYSPSLLALRLPEVKAQRANITDEDDLQQELD
- a CDS encoding UvrD-helicase domain-containing protein, which produces MQADLSHNPNWHPQLQLDSLADSGARLAAINPAFSYIVQAPAGSGKTALLTQRFLALLARVNHPEQIVAMTFTKKAAAEMRERVLHAIQQGLKLQCDSDKIYDQNTWRLAREVVLRDQQQAWCLLDNPNRLRIRTMDSINGYLVQQMPFLSKLGTQPSLQQNSDALYVEAARAVLASDAVQTESAALLRLVNGRYRRAENQLVGMLKKRDQWMRILLGGAEREQLQQALEALVDQQLRQITMQLAPLLDCGTDLPDLAAFALSHKPDSALHSLAQAHWPLNADLADLNAWRELAGFVLTQKGELRKKVDARAGFPANDKPNKEKMHDLLAELAVRLSPQSINALAELMALPAPEYSDQQWQDLAHLITLLRHAVAHLKLAFKTAGQTDFIEVAQAASEALGDDEQPTDLALQLDYQIQHLLIDEFQDTSVGQFELVKKLVRGWMPEDGRSLFIVGDPMQSIYRFREAEVGNFLQVWQNRALPFRLTPLNLTVNFRSSAALVDWYNRTFVKVFPRQNDLVLGAVSYAHAQASPQAQATADQNELAIYSHWAVNRSVLDEAQQMVALIQTRLASLDDESKTIAVLGRSRSHLATLAYQLKQQSVAFRAVELEGLDQRQEVQDCLALTRALLHGADRGAWIALLRAPFIGLNLADVYQVFGADKTKRYAPATQLLSDKQAWLDCSEDGQLRLAQAWPVLQQAMDLIGAQPFSRIIHQAWWQLGGAQTLDSEVELDNVQVFFEGLAQWDQEPTPLDAQQLDQWVQTLYAGGDSSVQAQRVQLMTMHKSKGLQFDTVILPGLAKKPRHNERALVNWLEFASDQGEGLVLAPLDRSGQSSALNGLIAKVEQQKQQFEDGRLFYVAATRAESQLHLFASLTLTPSQAAKADNQIQPPKNSLLAQIWSQVAGEFAPLIDQEIERQAGETTSEAQAGDWAALIKHRPFQPLQAQNWRATPAQPLPDVKPSRAKTAEQPSTSIDATESPAGLSQTAGVSARRVGDLVHALLQQVVEQGLDQWNSARVEQSQAIYRYWLMEQGVVESDVDSAVVRVVQSMRNALEHPQMRWALNNRHQDSACELALTSNTQQIENHIVDRTFVDQQGTRWIIDYKTSAERDGDRQKTLDELSEQYRPQLERYGALFAQLEQRPQKWVLYFTELDEWVVL
- a CDS encoding Nif11-like leader peptide family natural product precursor, yielding MALDQMEAFIMKMQADPALKQQVVAASTADDVARIALKLGYEFSGDELLRMSGKKVGQATMIKNGLPGEYH
- a CDS encoding HDOD domain-containing protein — translated: MNMEQTLRLALQAIKGLKLPELPEELILIEQELASRFCSSHRIAAIIEQNTTLSGEVLRLANSPVYKLRNPAETIGQAVLMLGMDNIKNLVFSASMKDLFNSSELYKDIMSHSVDVAVCMADLSEWVADITRDEAYMMGLFHNAGCLMLATKDPENYAKVFQLSHSSPSEYIKREQLKYNTSHTAIGVLLGKKWHLPIDILSAIYLHHISECGKIENDRVRALVALTKIANSIVSEISLGAYRGEEMKNYERDGKNELMIPDGAIREIRIALMGYSNRIS